A single Lactuca sativa cultivar Salinas chromosome 8, Lsat_Salinas_v11, whole genome shotgun sequence DNA region contains:
- the LOC128127791 gene encoding uncharacterized protein LOC128127791 — protein MTPNSSPSYSFLEHVSLPIPTIPSPYPTPTKDIHHVPTPPSIDSDVVSHGTPPYYDSDTSNPSFSTAVSSFDSQYVPRSHNSISASTPITIPLLTQFHYPILTRAKHSIVKPAHKPSLHIDFTSLVPKTYLQEFKDPNWINKITEEYSALISNRTWMDTLLDTKRALLTMVEVKDPVFVVMKHLAMYSNQPPFVLFLALQSLKSGPFDNLMSRMPFFTGIFRKLFICIDHQRSLCGLKQVPRTWFHHFTNYIYRLGFIHRADNGLFLSQHKYAIGILERASMLNFKLACTPTDLSSKLDGSGPPVDDLTLCRNLGEPHFITLKRILSYAYGIFGHGLQIFSSPTRELIGYSYADWAHCLVAQCSTSGYWVFLGDNLLSWSFKRQHTISQSSVEAY, from the exons ATGACTCCAAATTCTTCTCCTTCATATTCATTTCTTGAACATGTTTCTTTGCCTATACCGACTATACCTAGCCCATATCCCACCCCTACCAAGGACATACATCATGTGCCTACTCCTCCTTCTATTGATTCTGATGTCGTCTCTCACGGTACTCCTCCTTATTATGATTCTGACACTTCCAATCCCTCATTTTCTACTGCCGTTTCATCTTTCGATTCTCAATATGTTCCTCGGTCACATAATTCCATTAGTGCATCTACACCCATCACCATTCCTCTTCTTACGCAATTTCACTATCCTATACTTACTCGGGCAAAACATAGCATTGTAAAACCGGCTCACAAACCTAGTCTTCATATTGATTTTACTTCTCTTGTTCCTAAAACTTACCTACAAGAGTTTAAAGATCCTAATTGGATAAACAAAATTACAGAAGAATATTCTGCTCTTATTTCAAATAGGACTTGG ATGGACACCTTGCTTGATACAAAGCGTGCCTTGTTGACAATGGTAGAAGTCAAAGACCCCGTATTCGTTGTGATGAAACATTTAGCTATGTATTCAAACCAGCCTCCATTCGTATTGTTCTTAGCATTGCAGTCACTCAAAAGTGGCCCGTTCGACAACTTGATGTCAAGAATGCCTTTCTTCACGGGCATCTTCAGGAAACTGTTTATATGCATTGACCATCAG AGATCTTTATGTGGTCTCAAACAAGTGCCTCGCACTTGGTTTCATCATTTTACTAATTATATTTATCGTCTTGGTTTTATTCACAG AGCTGATAATGGTTTATTTTTGTCTCAACATAAATATGCCATTGGGATTCTTGAACGTGCATCTATGCTCAATTTCAAACTTGCGTGTACTCCAACTGATCTTTCCTCGAAGCTTGATGGCTCGGGTCCACCTGTTGATGATCTGACTTTATGTCGCAATCTTGGAG AGCCTCATTTCATTACTCTTAAACGCATTTTGTCTTATGCTTATGGTATTTTTGGTCATGGATTACAGATTTTTAGCTCTCCTACTCGTGAGCTTATTGGTTATTCTTATGCGGATTGGGCTCATTGTCTAGTCGCACAATGTTCTACTTCTGGTTATTGGGTGTTTTTAGGGGATAATCTTCTGTCTTGGTCATTCAAACGTCAGCACACTATCTCTCAGTCTAGTGTTGAGGCATACTGA